Below is a window of Myxococcota bacterium DNA.
TATCTCAAGTGGCGCGGCATCCTGCCCTTCGAGCCGCCGCGCCGGCCGGAGCCCGAGCGGCCGGCGGCGCCGCCGATGAGGCGCGCCGACCACTGGAAGTACGGATTCATCGGCTCGCGCTGCGAGGCCTGCGGCACCGGTCACCTGCCGCCGCAGCGCGTGTGCGTGAAGTGCGCGGCGGTCGACCAGATGCGCGAGGAGCGCTTCGCCGACAAGGGCTGCAAGGTCGCCACGTACACGCTCGACCACCTGGCCTACACGCTGCAGCCGCCGGTCGTGGCCGCGATCGTCGACTTCGCGGGCGGCGGGCGGCTCTCGTGCGAGCTCACCGACGTGGACCCGAAGGAAGTGAAGATCGGCAACGAGCTCGAGATGACCTTCCGGCGCCTGTACACGGGTCAGGGCGTGCACAACTATTTCTGGAAGGCGCGGCCGAAGCGCTAGATTCCCACAGGGGAAGCAGGGAGAACCATGGCTAGCAGAGGCATCAAGGACCGGGTCGCGATCGTGGGCATGGGCTGCACGCCGTTCGGCGAGCACTGGGACAAGGGCGCGGAGGACCTGTTGGTCGACGCCGCGACCGACGCCTACAAGTCGGCCGGAGTCACGCCCGAGAACGTCGACGCGTACTGGCTCGGCACCATGGGCAGCGGAGTCTCGGGGCTCATGCTCTCCGAGGCGCTGAAGCTCGACTACAAGCCGGTGACTCGCCTCGAGAACATGTGCGCGACCGGCTCCGAAGCCATGCGCAACGCCGCCTACGCCGTGGCCAGCGGCGCCTACGACCTGGTGATGGCGATCGGCGTCGAGAAGCTCAAGGACTCGGGCTACTCCGGACTCACGGGCTCGCGCCCGCCCTCCGACGGCACCGACTCCTCGATGACCGCGCCCGCGACCTTCTCGCTGCTCGCGCCCGCCTACGCCAAGAAGTACGGGGTCGACGAGGCCACGCTGAAGCAGGTGCTCGCGCGCATCGCCTGGAAGAACCACAAGAACGGCGCGAAGAACCCCAAGGCGCAGTTCCGCAAGGAAGTGTCGCTCGAGAAGATCTGCGCTTCTCCGTCGGTGGCGGGCATGCTGGGCGTGTTCGACTGCTCGGGCGTGTCCGACGGCTCGGCGGCGGCGCTGCTGTGCCGCGCCGAGGACGCGCACAAGTACACCCAGCACCCGATCTACCTGAAGGCGCTGTCGTTCGCGGCCGGCCCGGCCGAGGGCTACTTCAGCCAGGACTACGACTTCACGACCTTCCCCGAAGTCGTGGCCAGCTCGACCGACGCCTACAAGCAGGCGGGAGTCACCAACCCG
It encodes the following:
- a CDS encoding acetyl-CoA acetyltransferase, yielding MASRGIKDRVAIVGMGCTPFGEHWDKGAEDLLVDAATDAYKSAGVTPENVDAYWLGTMGSGVSGLMLSEALKLDYKPVTRLENMCATGSEAMRNAAYAVASGAYDLVMAIGVEKLKDSGYSGLTGSRPPSDGTDSSMTAPATFSLLAPAYAKKYGVDEATLKQVLARIAWKNHKNGAKNPKAQFRKEVSLEKICASPSVAGMLGVFDCSGVSDGSAAALLCRAEDAHKYTQHPIYLKALSFAAGPAEGYFSQDYDFTTFPEVVASSTDAYKQAGVTNP